A genomic window from Balaenoptera acutorostrata chromosome 20, mBalAcu1.1, whole genome shotgun sequence includes:
- the GJC1 gene encoding gap junction gamma-1 protein, translated as MSWSFLTRLLEEIHNHSTFVGKIWLTVLIVFRIVLTAVGGESIYYDEQSKFVCNTEQPGCENVCYDAFAPLSHVRFWVFQIILVATPSVMYLGYAIHKIAKMEHGEADKKATRSKPYAMRWKQHRALEETEEDHEEDPMMYPEMELESEKENKDQNQSKPKHDGRHRIQEDGLMKIYVLQLLARTVFEVGFLIGQYFLYGFQVHPFYVCSRLPCPHKIDCFISRPTEKTIFLLIMYGVTGLCLLLNVWEMLHLGFGTIRDSLNSKRRELEDPGAYNYPFTWNTPSAPPGYNIAVKPDQIQYTELSNAKIAYKQNKANIAQEQQYGSHEDNLPADLETLQREIKMAQERLDLAIQAYNHQNNPHGPRGKKAKVGSKAGSNKSSASSKSGDGKTSVWI; from the coding sequence ATGAGTTGGAGCTTCCTCACTCGCCTGCTAGAGGAGATCCACAACCACTCCACGTTTGTGGGGAAGATCTGGCTTACTGTATTGATCGTCTTCCGGATTGTCCTTACAGCTGTAGGAGGAGAGTCCATCTATTACGACGAGCAAAGCAAATTTGTGTGCAACACAGAGCAGCCAGGCTGCGAGAACGTCTGCTATGATGCCTTTGCACCCCTCTCCCACGTGCGCTTCTGGGTGTTCCAGATCATCCTGGTGGCCACCCCCTCAGTGATGTACCTGGGCTATGCCATTCATAAGATCGCCAAAATGGAGCACGGTGAAGCAGACAAGAAGGCCACTCGGAGCAAACCCTATGCAATGCGTTGGAAACAACACCGGGCActggaagaaacagaagaggaCCATGAAGAGGATCCCATGATGTATCCAGAAATGGaattagaaagtgaaaaagaaaataaagatcagaacCAATCTAAACCTAAGCATGATGGCCGACACCGGATTCAGGAGGATGGTCTCATGAAAATCTACGTGCTGCAGCTGCTGGCAAGGACCGTGTTTGAGGTGGGTTTTCTGATAGGGCAGTACTTTCTGTATGGCTTCCAAGTCCACCCATTTTATGTGTGCAGCAGGCTTCCTTGCCCTCATAAGATAGACTGCTTTATTTCTAGACCCACTGAAAAGACCATCTTTCTTCTGATAATGTATGGTGTTACAGGCCTTTGCCTATTGCTTAACGTTTGGGAGATGCTTCATTTAGGATTTGGGACAATTCGAGACTCACTAAACAGTAAAAGGAGGGAACTGGAAGATCCGGGTGCTTATAATTATCCTTTCACTTGGAACACACCATCTGCTCCCCCTGGCTATAACATTGCCGTCAAACCAGATCAAATCCAGTACACCGAACTGTCCAACGCTAAGATTGCCTACAAGCAAAACAAGGCCAACATCGCCCAGGAACAACAGTATGGCAGCCATGAGGACAACCTCCCAGCTGACCTGGAGACTCTGCAGAGGGAAATCAAAATGGCTCAGGAACGCCTGGATCTGGCAATCCAGGCCTACAATCACCAAAACAACCCCCATGGTCCCcggggaaaaaaagccaaagtGGGGTCCAAAGCTGGGTCCAACAAAAGCAGTGCTAGTAGCAAATCAGGGGATGGGAAGACCTCCGTCTGGATTTAA